The proteins below come from a single Elgaria multicarinata webbii isolate HBS135686 ecotype San Diego chromosome 11, rElgMul1.1.pri, whole genome shotgun sequence genomic window:
- the LOC134405432 gene encoding olfactory receptor 14A2-like — protein MENQTSVTGFILLGFSDIRELQFLHFVVFLSIYLLALIGNVLIIKIVIQHHHLHTPMYFFLVNLSFLDIGYISVTLPKSMANSLLGNELISYSGCVAQVFLVISLGGTELGLLTAMAYDRYVAICSPLQYSLIMSWNVCFKMAAAALLCNTINGVVHAANVLTSHFCSSRIVEQFFCITPELLKISCSDTQPIIWYMFAFVAIAASPCVLLVVISYVYIFSTVFKIQSAQGRRKAFSTCTPHLTVFSLFLFTSIFSFLKPKSLSSVPLDLLAAVLYAVLPPLMNPIIYSLRNREIQDALSKMFNDKIIL, from the coding sequence ATGGAAAACCAAACATCTGTGACAGGGTTTATTCTTCTGGGATTTTCTGATATTCGAGAACTACAGTTTTTACACTTTGTGGTGTTTCTCTCCATTTACCTGTTAGCCCTCATAGGCAACGTTCTTATCATCAAAATTGTCATCCAGCACCACCATCTTCATACTCCAATGTATTTCTTCCTAGTCAACCTATCTTTTCTTGACATTGGCTACATTTCAGTCACTCTTCCAAAATCCATGGCCAACTCATTGCTAGGCAATGAACTCATTTCATACTCTGGATGTGTTGCACAGGTTTTCTTGGTTATCTCATTGGGAGGTACTGAGCTTGGTCTCCTCACTGCCATGGCTTATGACCGCTATGTAGCGATCTGCTCTCCTCTACAGTACAGCTTGATCATGAGCTGGAATGTttgtttcaaaatggcagccgctgCATTGCTCTGCAATACAATCAATGGAGTGGTACACGCTGCAAACGTACTCACTTCACATTTCTGTTCATCCCGTATTGTCGAACAATTTTTCTGTATTACCCCTGAGTTATTAAAGATATCTTGTTCTGATACACAACCCATAATCTGGTATATGTTTGCCTTTGTAGCTATTGCAGCATCTCCTTGTGTTCTGCTTGTAGTGATTTCCTATGTTTACATATTCTCAACTGTGTTCAAGATTCAATCAGCTCAGGGCAGACGTAAAGCTTTCTCCACCTGCACCCCACACTTGACTGTCTTTTCTTTGTTTCTGTttacttccatcttttctttcttgaaACCAAAGTCCTTGTCCTCTGTACCACTGGATTTGTTGGCTGCTGTTTTGTATGCAGTTCTGCCACCACTGATGAATCCCATCATTTATAGCCTGAGAAACAGAGAGATTCAAGATGCTCTGTCAAAAATGTTTAATGATAAGATTATACTGTAG